The sequence AAATGAGCATTAGCTAAATCTTTTGTTAAAAAAAGGCCAGTAGATTCCACAACATATTCTACATTCAAATTTTCCCAATTGAGTTTTTTAGGATCTTTTTCATTAGTAACCTTAATCCGTTTTTCGTTCAATATAAGATAATCTGTATCTTCAATACGAATATTTCCTTTAAAAGAACCATGAACAGAATCATATTTTAATATATAAGCCAAATATTCTATAGATACTAAATCATTTATAGATACTACTTGAATATTATTTCTATTTAAAGCAGATAATAAAACTAACTTTCCTATTCTTCCAATTCCATTAATTCCTATTTTGATAGACATATTAAAAAAATTTTTTTTGTTGTAAATTAATTTTTAACTTTCAAAAAATTCATAAAAGCAGATGATGGAATTTCAACTTTTCCTATTTGACGCATTTTTTTCTTTCCTTTTTTTTGTTTTTCCAAAAGCTTTCTTTTTCTAGAAATATCCCCTCCATAACATTTATCCGTGACATTTTTTCTGAAAGATTTGATGGTTTCTCTTGCTATAATTCTTCCAGATACAGAAACTTGAATAGGAATACTAAATTGATGTTTTGGAATTAATACAGATAATTCCTGACATATTTTTCTTGATAAAAACAAAGCTTTCGTTTTATGAACTAAAAGAGATAAAGGTTCTATTTTTTCATGATTAATCCATACAGTAATTTTTTTTAAATCCGAATTTTTATAACCAATAAAATTATAATCAAAAGAAGCATATCCATTAGAAATACTTTTTAATTTATCATAAAAATCGAATACAATTTCCGATAAAGGCATTTCAAACATAATTTTGATTCTTTTTGAAGTCATATAATTATGATTTCCAATCATAATTCCTCGTTTTTCAATACATAATGACATTACATTTCCTATATAGATATCTTTAGTGAAAATAGAAACTAAAACATATGGTTCTTCTATCCTTTTCAATTTTTCCGTTTCTGGAAAATCTGAAGGATTATTAATCATTAAAAACTTTTGATTATTGTTCACATAAACTCTATAAGAAACATTAGGAATAGTAAGTATTACAGAAATATCATATTCACGTTCTAAACGATCTTTCACAATTTCCATATGAAGAAAACCTAAAAATCCACAATGAAACCCAAATCCTAATGCTGGAGAAGACTCAGGACTAAAAGAAAGTGCAGCATCATTTAATTGCAATTTTTCTATAGAAGAACGTAAATCTTCATATTTATCAGAATCAACAGGATAAATACTAGCGAAAACCATAGGTTTAAATTCTTTAAATTTTTGTATTGCTTTTGTAGCTGGTTTTTGAGCATCTGTTATGGTATCTCCTACTTTTACTTCACTCGCATTTTTTATACCAGAGACAACATATCCAACATCTCCTGTATTAATTTTATTTTTTGAAATATGTTTTAATTTCAAAGTTCCTATCTCATAGGCAGAATAAATTTTTCCTGTAGACATAAATCGTAATTTTTGTCCTTTTCGTATACAACCATTTTTTATCCTAAATAATATTTCAATTCCTCTAAATGGATTGTATAAAGAATCAAAAATAATCGCTTGTAAAGGAGCTTTTGGATCTCCTTTTGGATAAGGAATACGTGTTACTATTTTATTTAAAACATGATTAATTCCTAATCCATTTTTTGCACTAATAGGAATAATATCTTCCATTTTACATCCCACTAATTCCATAATTTCTTTCATTACATCTTCAGAAATAGAGTCATACAAATCGATTTTGTTTAAAACTGGAATAATGATTAGGTGATTCTTTAATGCCAAAGAAAGATGGGATATTGTTTGTGCTTGCACACTTTTCGTACAATCAACAACAAGTATAGCTCCTTCACAAGCAGAAATTGAACGCGATACTTCATATGAAAAATCAACATGTCCAGGTGTATCTATTAAATTTAGAATGTATATTTTATTGTTATATTTATATTCCATCTGAACAGCATGACTCTTGATAGTTATTCCACGTTCTCTTTCTAGATCCATGTCATCCAATAACTGACTCCGTTTTTTTTCTGAAACCGTTTTTGTAAATTCTAACAAACGATCAGCTAACGTACTTTTTCCGTGATCTATATGTGCGATAATACAAAAATTTCGAATATCATGAATCATGATTGATTGAATTTAAAAATCATAAAATAACCTTGAAGGGAATCGAACCCATACCATAGGAATCGGAATCCTATATTCTATCCTATTAAACTACAAGGTTATATTATTATAATATAATGCTTACTAATAATAATATATAATAAATATTTTAAAGTATGACACAGTCAGTTGAACAGATTCATCGTTTTTTGAAGTCCGTTTGTTACAAATGAAAATATTATCTTTATGCCTATATCTAATTTTGAAAATAAATCATCTATTTCTTCATCTTTCCAGTTTTCTAATACATAAGAATCTATTTTTTGATCAAAATGATTTTTCTTAATTCCAAAACGAAGACGTGCATAATGAGTTGTTCCTATTTCTATTTCTATATTTTTTAATCCATTATGTCCTCCACTCCCTCCTTTTTCTCTTAAACGAAAACTACCAAAGTTTAAATAAATATCATCAGATATTATCAAAATATTTTTTAATATAATTTTTTCTTTTATCATCCAATACTTAACAGCTTCTCCACTACGATTCATATAAGTAGAAGGTTTTAAAAAAAAAAGTAATTTATCATTATAGATAAATTCAGAAATAAAACCTAGTTTTTTTTTAGAAAAAGAAAAACGATATTTTTTTGATATTTGGTCCAAAATCATAAATCCTAAATTATGTCTAGTTTTTCTGTATAAATATCCTGGATTTCCTAATCCAATTATCAAAAATTTTTCTATAGGAGATAAATAATTCATCTTGAATGAAGAATTTCATATACAGTTTTTCCTATATTAGCCGGAGATTTTACAATATGTATTCCACTTTTTTCCATTATTTTTATTTTTTCCTGTGCTGTTTCTATTTTTTTTTCTATAATTGCTCCAGCATGTCCCATTGTTCTTCCTTTTGGGGCTGTTTGTCCAGCTATAAAACCTATCACTGGTTTTTTATTTTTTAATTTTTTTATCCATTTAGCCGCTTCAATTTCTAATTGTCCCCCTATTTCTCCAATCATAACAATACATTCTGTTTCTGAATCGGATAAAAATAGTTTCATAATTTCCTTTATATTCATTCCAATAATAGAATCTCCTCCTATACCAATAGCAGTGGAAATTCCATAACCCAATTTCACAATTTGATCTGCTGCTTCATAAGTTAAAGTTCCTGATCTAGAAATTATCCCTATATTTCCTTTTTTTTTAAAAACTGAATTAGGCATTATTCCTACTTTAGCCTCTTCTGGAGTAATAATTCCAGGACAATTTGGGCCTATTAAACGAGATTTTCTTCCTTTTAAAAAATGCTTTATTCGAATCATATCTGATACAGGTATTCCTTCTGTGATACAGACAATAATTTGTATATTCATGTAAATAGATTCTAAAATAGCATCAGAAGCAAAAGAAGAAGGAACAAAAATTATGCTAACATTTCCTCCTGTCTGATTCACTGCTTCTTCAATTGTATTAAAAATAGGAATACCTAAATATATTTTTCCCCCTTTTCCTGGTGTTACCCCTCCTGCTATAGGAGTACCATAATTTATCATTTGTTCAGTATGAAATAAACCTTCTTTTCCAGTTAATCCTTGTACAAGGACTTTAATGTTTCTATCTATTAAAATACTCATAATTCTTAAATTAATTTTAATACCAAATAATTTGAATTTTATTTTCTCATTCTTTCTATATAAGATCTATTTTTTGTATTTATTTTCAATAACTCTCCTATTTTGATAAAAGAAGGAACCGATAGTCTTGTTCCTGTTTCTAAAACAACAATTTTATTGGTATTATTAATCGTGTCGCCTTTTTTTACAGATTCTGTCTGAACCACTTTTAAAATAACTGTGGAAGGCATTTTTAAAAATAAAAAAATTTTTTCTTTTTCACTTTTTACATGAAAAAAAATAGGTATTTTCATTCCTTCTTTTAAAAATTCTATATTTATGTTTTTTATTAATCTTTCCTCTATTTGTATTTGATCATAAGTACTATCATTCATGAAATGAAATATATCTTTTTCTTTATATAAATATCTATATGAATAAAATTCTATCTTAACCTTTTTTAATTTACATTTTGATGAGAATTTATTTTCTAAAACATGACCTGTTAGTATATTTTTCAATTTTGTCCTAACAAAGGCATATCCCTTTCCTGGTTTTACATGAAGAAAATCAATAATTTTGAATATTTCTTTGTTCCATTGTATATATAAACCTTTTCTGATTTTCATTTGATTTTAAATTAAAAATTTCAGAATTTTTCGTAATTTTTTACTATTTTTGCTACAACTTCTGCTTCTACTACAAGTTTGTTATTCACATAACCTTTTCCTTTCATGTGAACAATTCCTCTTTTCATAGATTCCAATAAATCAACTTGAAAAATAATTATATCTCCAGGAACTATTTTTTGTTTAAATTTTACTTTGTCTATCTTTAAAAAATAGGTAGAATATAATTCAGGATGACTTAGTTTGTTTAATACAAGAATTCCTCCAACTTGTGCTAGAGCTTCTATTTGTAATACCCCCGGCATAATTGGTTCTCTTGGAAAATGTCCTATGAAAAAAAATTCATTCATGGTTACATTTTTAACTCCTACAATACTATTTTCTGTTAAATCTATAATTTTATCTACTAATAGAAATGGAGGTTTATGAGGCAAAATTTTCATAATGCTTTTTATGTCCAAAATAGGTTTCTTTTTTAAATCAAATTCAGGAATATCATTTTTTTTAAATGTTTGAATTTTATTCATTAACTCCTTTAAAAATTGCATAATAATATAATTATCTGGATTATAAAAAATGAATTGAGATTCCATTCAAATTAGAACCCCATCTAAAAGAAAATGTTTCTAAATTTCATTCAAAACTTGATTGTTTCCCAACAAAATATTTTTATACCAAAAAGAAAACATGGAATCTTTAAAAATTTCTTTTTTTCACAAAGAATACAAAAAATTTTTGAATTTTAAATTTTTTTGTAAAACGAATTTATATGTTTCAAAATAGCATATTTCTGCATAAGAATATTTTCTTTTTTCGCTATGTTCTATCATTTCTATATCTTCTAACCTATTCTTTGAATCGCTTAGTCTTACAAAAAATTTAGAAGAATCATCCATAAATAATAAAATAGAAATTTCCATATTATCTAATTTTACGAATTATTATATAAATCCATACCTATTAGATGATAGAACAGCTAAAATATGCTTTCCTTTTTTAAAAAAAGGAATAATATGCTTTTATACAAAGTTTTTCTTTTTTATTATATCTTCTATCCAATCAATCTGTTCTAATTGGAACTAGGGATAAAGTAATAGATAGGAACTCTCTTGTTAAGAGAGAAAATCAAATCCTTATAAAAGGAATTTTTTTTCGTTAGGCTTTTGCTTTTCAAGCATATCTAATTAATATTAGAACAAAATTTCTTTTAAATTAGAAATCATAAAAAAATACTATAAAAATAAAAACTTTATGTAATTTCTATTTCAGAATATGTTTTTTATTATTATATCATGAGTTTTTCAAAACGTATAATTTTATTTTTCACAGGTTTTACTATTGGAATTTTGATCTTACTTTTTTTTTCCTATCAAAAAAGATTCCTGAATCTAAAGAAGAAAAAAATAGGAAAAAAAAAAGACGAGAAATATTTTTATAATATTCAAAAAACAAATATTTTGTAAAATATGAAAAGAACTTATCAGCCTTCGAATAGAAAAAAAGTTAATGTTCATGGATTCATGAAACGAATGAAGACAAAAACAGGTAGAATCATTATATCTAGAAGAAGAAAAAAAGGAAGAAAAAGACTCGCTGTCTCCAATTTCAAGAAATAAAATTAATTACAAAATTTTAAAATTTTCTATATCCCCAATTTTAGGAAAACTTTCCCCTTTTTTTCCATAAAATTTCTTGCCTTTGACAATAAATTCTTCATAGGCAAAAAAATAGGATAAGTCTCCTATATCTACTATTTTAGTAAAAATAGAAATATTTTTTTTCATTAAATCCAATTTTTCAAAATTTATTAATCCTATGTCTACAAAAAATTCATTTTTATTTTTCTGTATTTGAACCTTTCTATATATTTTATCTAATAAAATGTTTTTGTTTTCTGGAATATTAAAATAAGATTTATAATCTTTTTCAAGATCTACTCCTGTAGAAAAAGAAATAAAATAAAAAGCCGAAAGAATAGATAATACACTATATTTTCTAATGATTTTTTTTTGAAAGTCTTTAGGATAATTTCCTGATTCAATTAGAACACAAGGATAACCTAATTTTTGTAATCGATCTCCAGTTGCTGTAGGGTACAATTCATCAGAAAATCTTCCTATTGATCCAATATCAGGTAAAATTTTATAAATTTCATTTGCAATAAAATTTATAATTCCCATAGATTTTTTTCTACTTATAGAATAGATATTTTTTTCTATGGATATAGAAGGAGATAAAAAAGACAAAATAGCGGGGTTAAAACTTTTATGTCCAACATTATAAATGCTTCTTTGATCATGTAAATTAAATAAAATATTAGGATTATTTTTTTCTATTTCCTGAAATAAAATTTGCATTTCTGGAGATTGTAAACGAATAGCATCTCTATTTAAGTCTATATTTATGGCGTTTCTTCTTTGAAAAATTTCAGCCCCGTCAGGATTTAGCATAGGAATAAATAAAATAGTTAAATTTTTTTTTAAAAATTGAACTAAATCACAATTTTTTTTTATTAAAAAAAAATGAAAAAGGTCAAACATAGATTTAGTGCCAGTTGTTTCATTTCCATGCATTTGAGACCATATCAATATTTTCTTTTTTCCTATCCCCCATTTTATTTTGAAAATGATTCTTTTTTCTATGGACAATCCTATAGGAATAATAGAGCATATATCTTTATATTTATTCATAATTTTTAATAAGTCAGAATATTTGAAAATTTTTGAATCTCCAATCCTACTATCTTTAAAAAAAGATTCATAACTCTGAGATATAGATAGAATATCGAAAAGCAACATAAAAACTTTAATTTTATTTTTTTTAAAAAAATTCTACTATTTATATATGATGAATAAAAAAATTGTTGTTATCTTTCAAAAATATAAAATTAAAAAAAATTCATACATCTGAAATGAAAAATACTGTAAAAAAAATAACAGAATGAATCATATAAAAAAATAAAACGAATTTTTAATATTTATTATGAAAAATTATTTTAAAATAAATTATATCGAATCAATTTTATTAATAGTGGGATTTCTTGTTTTAAATTTTTTCAATATAGTTCTTAGAAAATTATTGATTTTTATTAATTTACCTGAAAGCATGATATTTTCAATATCATATACTCTTCCTTTTATTTTTTTATTTTTTTTCATATCTCTTCAAGCCCAAAAAAAAAATTTAACCATAGATTTATCCACAAAATTCTCTCCATGGTATATTTATTTTGTTATTTTTTGCATGATGTTTTGTATGATCATTATCAATGAATATATTTCTTCATTAGTTCCAAGAGAAGGCCCAATACTAGGAAATATGTATAAAGAAATTGAAGAATTTCTACAAGAAGAAGTTAAAAATCCAATTCCTTTTTTTTCTACTACAATATTATTAGCACCTATATGTGAGGAAGTTCTTTTTAGAGGAATCATTTTAAATGGAATGTTAAAAAATAAAATACATCCTATTAAAGCTATTTTATTTTCTTCATTTTTATTCGGATTAACTCATATGAATCCATGGCAATTAGTAGGAGGAATGATTATTGGAAGTTTTATCGGTTTCATTTATTTTATAACTTCTTCTATTATAGACTGTATATTATTACATGTTTTTAATAATGCTTTCGCTATATTCACCATGTTTTTCTTTATAAAAAATGAGGATCCTTTTTTATCAAAAAAAGAGGTAAATATGAATATAGGATTCATCTTAATAATAGCTTTTATTATAATAATTAGTGGAAGTATTTTTCTTTTAAAAAAAAAGAAGGAAAAGATCCAAAAATAAAATTCAATTTTTAAAAAAAATACTGACTATATACAACAATAAATCATAAAATTTCTTAAAACAACTTTTCATAATGAAAAAACCTTCATTAACTATTTTGGGATGTCATTCTTCCATACCTACAAATAAGTTTCATCCTACAGCTCAAATATTAGAAATGAAAGGTTTTTCCTTTCTTATTGATTGTGGTGAGGGTACACAAGTTCAATTAAAAAAAGCAAAAATAAAATTTAATAAAATCATGCACATATTCATATCTCATTTGCATGGAGATCATTTTTTTGGATTGATTGGATTGTTATCTACCTTTCATTTATTAGGTAGAGAAAAATCAATAAGTATTTATGCTCCAAAAGGATTAAAAGAAATCATAGATGTTCATTTTAAATGGTCTTATACTAAACTTAAATATTGCATCGATTATATAGAATTATCATCTAAAAAATTGGAAAGAATCATGAAAAATGAAAAAATAGAAGTTTTTTCCATTCCATTGAAACATAGGATTTATACAAATGGGTTTCTTTTTAGAGAAAAACCTAATAATAAAAGAAAATTAAACATGGAAGAAATTCAAAAAATACCTGATATTAAAATAGTAGATTATCAAAATTTAAAATTAGGAAAAGATTTTAAAACTCATGATGGAATAATCATTCCTAATTGGAAATTAACATTTGATCCACCCAAAATATTATCTTACGCTTTTTGTTCAGATACTTCCTTTTACTTGCCTATCATTGAACATATAAAATATGTAGATTTATTATATCACGAATCTACCTTTCTAAAAAAAGAAGAAAATAGAGCAATAAACACAGGACATTCTACAGCCAATCAGGCTGCATATATAGCTAAAAAAGCTCAAGTAAAAAAATTATTGTTAGGGCACTATTCAAACAGATTTCCTAATCTTAAAGAATTTGAAAAAGAAGCAAAAAAAATATTCTTGAATGTAGAAGCATCTGAACCTCTCAAAACATATTATTTAGAATAAAAAATCATATTCCTAATTCTTCTTAAAGAAAAAAAAGAGATAATAGATCCTATTATTAAAATCATACATATAACCATACAAGAATCTTTTAGTGTAATTTTAACAGGAAAAGGTATTTTTTTTGCTATTTTAAATATTTTATATTTTTCTTGTATAAAAGATAAAATATAAGAAAAAAAGAAACCAATTAAACAACCAAAAGTAGTAATCATTAATCCCATATAGAAAAATATCATCTTAATTCTGTACAAAGAAAAACCCATACTCCATAATACAAAAAGTTCTTTAATTTTATCTAATTGTAAAATAAAAATAGCACTAAATAAATTAAATCCAGTAATCAAAGTCATTAATATGAATAAAAAATATATAAATATTTTCTCTGTATTCAAAACTTTATAGAAAACTCCTTCTTTTTCTACACGTGTTATTATATTAAATTTTGAACCCAATTTTTTTACCAAAAGATGTTTCATCTTATACATATTCACATTTTCATGAATTTTTATTTCTAATGTATGAAAAACTTTTTTTTTCATAGTGTTTTGAAGATCATACAAATCACAAAACAAATATTTTCTATCCATTTTAGGACTAAAATGAAAAAATCCTCTTACAGAAACTTTTTTTTTCATAAAAAATGAACCCAAAGTGTTTGTTTTATTTTGATTGGGATCAATAATGAACATTTGTAAAGGCATATTCATATTTATTACATGAGATAACATTGGAAAATATGAACCCAAAGAATACCATCCTACATATATATTTAAAGAATCAAATCTATTGTTTTTTAAATTTATTTTTTTAAATTTTTTCATTACTTTTTCATATTCTATATCCACTCCTTTTAAAGGAATGAAATATTCATGGTTATTATAGTGAAAAAAAACTTTTTTTTCCATAGTCTTAGAAACCGCTATAATTCCTCGTATAGATTTTATTATTTTTATTACATTATCATCAATAAAAAAATCTTTTTCATTGGAGTAGGAAATCGTAATATCAGGATAATGAATTTGATAAAATTTTTTATTTAAATTTTCTAATCCAGAAAAAACAAATAAAATAGTAGATAAAGAAAATGTAGAGACTCCAATAGATAAAATGGATAAAAAAACAATAATATTAACAAGATTCGTTTTTTTTTTATAAAAAAAATAACGTATAGATATATAAAAAGAAGGATTCAAAAAACTATTAAATTTTATTATTATACAGCTGAAAAAAAATCCAATTTTGGAATTTTTTTCACACGATACCTAAGTCTATAAGAAAGAATTTTTCTATAAAATCTAGATTTAAAACGGATAGATTTTAATATATTTTTATCCAAAAAAGGATAAATGCTAATATATACTTTTATTAAATTCATGTCAGGAGTAATATATATTTTAATCAAAGTCACTAAAAATTTATTTTTTTTTTGACTATAAAAAATTTCCTTATTAAGAATTTCTGCTATTTCTACAAAAAATATTGAATATAATTTTTTGTTTCTAATCAAGCTTATTTCTTTCATAATTTAGTCAGTTGAATTAAAAACCGATTTTATTTTTTTACAAATCAAATAAAAGTAGTACATGAAAAAAAATTAACAAAAAATTTGTAATAGGGAAAATAATGTTGTAAACTTGCAAAGTTTCCATTTTTTTCCGGTCCCATAGCTCAGTAGGTTAGAGCACCTGACTCATAATCAGGGAGTCGCTGGTTCAAATCCAGCTGGGACCATTTTATTTTTGTAACCGGGGAGGGATTCGAACCCACAACTTACAGTTTAGGAAACTGTTGTTCTATCCTATTTGAACTACCCAGTCTTAGTATCTATAATAGAAACAATTGATTTATTTTTTTTTCCTTTTTTAAAGGAAACATAACCATTTTTTAGAGCATATAAAGTATAATCTCTTCCTATTCCTACATTTCTTCCAGGATGATATTTTGTTCCTCGTTGACGAACTATGATATTACCAGAATTCACGTATTGGTTTCCATATATTTTAATTCCCAATCTTCTTCCTATTGAATCTCTTCCATTTCTAGAACTTCCAGAACCTTTTTTATGAGCCATATTATTGTTTTTTTTCTAAAAAAGAAATTATTTTTATTTTTGAAAATAAAGGTCTAAATCCATTTTTAACTTTATATCCTTTTCTTCTTTTTTTCTTAAAAATAAAAATTTTGTTCCCTTTTACATGTTTTAAAATTTCTATTTTAACGCTAATTTCTTCTAAAAAAGGATTTCCTAAAAAAAGTTTTCCTTCTTTATAAAACAAAAAAATTTGATTTAATAATATTTTTTTTCCTACATTTTCAGAAATATAAGGAACATAAATATACTTATTTTCAACAAGTTTAAATTGTTTATCTTTTATATTAGCAATAGCATATGTCATAAATCAAATAATTTTAATACCTTACTTTAATAATATTTTTTTTGTTTTTAAAAGACTTTCAATCAAATAATCTATTTCTTTAAAAGTATTATATACAGAAAAACTGATACGAATCATACCTGAAACTTTAAAAAAATTCATAAGAGGTTGTGCACATAAATGTCCTGTTCTAACCGCAATCCCCAAACGATCTAAAATGCTACCAACATCAAAACAATGTAACTCATATAAATTAAAGGAAATAATACCAGATTTTTTAGAAAAATCCCTATCATCTCCATACAATTGGATCCCATCTATTGAACTTAAACGTTTTACAGCATACATCAAAAGTTTCTTCTTGTAATCTTGAATCTTTGATATTCCTATTTTTTTTACAAAATCTATGGCATATCCCCACACAATAATTCCTTCTATATTCGGAGTTCCTGCCTCAAATTTAAACGGTAAATCTGAGTAAGTTGTTTTATCAAAACTCACATTTTTAATCATTTCTCCTCCAAATTGATAAGGATATAATTTTTCTAATATTTTCTTTTTTCCATATAATATACCAATTCCAGTAGGTCCATACATTTTATGAGCAGAAAAAACATAAAAATCAACATTTAAATTTTGTACATCTAAGTCTAAATTAGAAGGAACTTGAGCTCCATCAATCAAAACTAAAGCTCCATATTCATGAGCTTTTTTAATAATATCTTGAACAGGATTAATTATTCCTAAAACATTAGATATATGACTAATAGATACTATTTTTGTTTTTTCTGAAATTAAAAATTCAAAATCTGTTAATTTTAAAAAACCATTTTCATAAATGGATATTATTTT comes from Blattabacterium cuenoti BPAA and encodes:
- a CDS encoding aminotransferase class V-fold PLP-dependent enzyme; translated protein: MFSETEIQKIRNQFPILKEKIYSNPLIYMDNAATTQKPLNVIQASQDYYSTMNSNVHRGLHYLSHKATLYVENVRKKIQKFIHAKHSSEIIFTKGTTESINLVASSIDTFIKEGDEIIISCIEHHSNIVPWQVLCKKKGAILKIISIYENGFLKLTDFEFLISEKTKIVSISHISNVLGIINPVQDIIKKAHEYGALVLIDGAQVPSNLDLDVQNLNVDFYVFSAHKMYGPTGIGILYGKKKILEKLYPYQFGGEMIKNVSFDKTTYSDLPFKFEAGTPNIEGIIVWGYAIDFVKKIGISKIQDYKKKLLMYAVKRLSSIDGIQLYGDDRDFSKKSGIISFNLYELHCFDVGSILDRLGIAVRTGHLCAQPLMNFFKVSGMIRISFSVYNTFKEIDYLIESLLKTKKILLK
- the rpmA gene encoding 50S ribosomal protein L27, whose translation is MAHKKGSGSSRNGRDSIGRRLGIKIYGNQYVNSGNIIVRQRGTKYHPGRNVGIGRDYTLYALKNGYVSFKKGKKNKSIVSIIDTKTG
- the rplU gene encoding 50S ribosomal protein L21; this encodes MTYAIANIKDKQFKLVENKYIYVPYISENVGKKILLNQIFLFYKEGKLFLGNPFLEEISVKIEILKHVKGNKIFIFKKKRRKGYKVKNGFRPLFSKIKIISFLEKKQ